The Stenotrophomonas rhizophila genome has a window encoding:
- a CDS encoding GNAT family N-acetyltransferase: MDDFRCSAPALAKWLLERARQNQASGASRCFVACDEQRRVVGYYALSAGSIAHDAVPGRIRRNMPDPIPVIVLGRLAVHADRAGQGIGQGLLKDAVLRSLQACGQVGARALLCHAIDEPAKAFYLKHGFIASPIHPLTLMLPLAC, translated from the coding sequence TTGGATGACTTCCGCTGCAGTGCTCCAGCCTTGGCGAAATGGCTGCTTGAACGCGCACGCCAGAACCAGGCATCCGGCGCATCACGATGCTTCGTGGCCTGCGACGAGCAGCGTCGCGTTGTCGGTTATTACGCGCTTTCAGCCGGCTCGATAGCGCATGACGCCGTGCCCGGACGAATCCGCCGCAACATGCCCGATCCCATTCCGGTCATCGTGTTGGGGCGGTTGGCGGTACATGCGGACAGGGCGGGGCAAGGCATTGGCCAGGGCTTGTTGAAGGATGCGGTGCTACGTTCGCTGCAGGCGTGCGGTCAGGTCGGCGCACGGGCGTTGCTCTGCCATGCCATCGATGAGCCCGCCAAGGCGTTCTACCTCAAGCACGGTTTCATCGCTTCACCCATTCACCCTCTGACGCTGATGCTGCCCCTTGCGTGCTAA
- a CDS encoding DUF1778 domain-containing protein: MYAQSSNVRVLPMGTASKVINFRAPADKQDLIDRAVAISGVNRTEFILDAACDRAREVLADQTQFTLNAEQLQRFNALLDAPLEDNLALRRLLSTPAPWER, translated from the coding sequence ATGTATGCACAGTCCAGCAACGTGCGGGTGCTTCCCATGGGAACCGCAAGCAAAGTCATCAATTTCCGGGCCCCTGCCGATAAGCAGGATCTGATCGATCGTGCCGTAGCAATCAGTGGCGTGAATCGCACCGAGTTCATCCTGGATGCCGCTTGCGACAGGGCGCGCGAGGTGCTGGCCGACCAGACGCAGTTCACGTTGAATGCCGAGCAGCTGCAGCGCTTCAATGCGCTGCTGGACGCGCCGCTGGAGGACAACCTGGCGCTGCGCCGGTTGTTGAGCACGCCGGCGCCCTGGGAACGCTGA
- a CDS encoding trimeric intracellular cation channel family protein, whose translation MLLSIIYLIAISAEAMTGALSAGRRRMDLFGVVIIACVTALGGGSLRDIVLGHYPLGWVKHPEYLGFTICAALIATWVARWMHHFRRTFLVLDGLGLICFTLIGCAVARDGGHAVPIVLIAGMLTGAFGGVLRDVLCNEVPLIFQKELYAVITLLTGAAWLGLLELGVSLNAATLWCLGGGFAFRLLAIHFKWEMPKFVYRDEVH comes from the coding sequence ATGCTGCTGTCCATCATCTACCTCATCGCCATTTCCGCCGAAGCCATGACCGGCGCGCTGTCTGCCGGCCGGCGGCGGATGGACCTGTTCGGCGTGGTCATCATCGCCTGCGTCACCGCGCTGGGCGGCGGTTCGCTGCGCGATATCGTGCTGGGCCACTACCCGCTGGGCTGGGTCAAGCACCCCGAGTACCTGGGCTTCACCATATGTGCGGCGCTGATCGCCACCTGGGTGGCGCGCTGGATGCACCACTTCCGCCGCACCTTCCTGGTGCTCGATGGCCTGGGCCTGATCTGCTTCACCCTGATCGGCTGCGCGGTGGCGCGCGACGGCGGCCACGCGGTGCCGATCGTGCTCATCGCCGGCATGCTCACCGGCGCCTTCGGCGGCGTGCTGCGCGACGTGCTGTGCAACGAGGTGCCGCTGATCTTCCAGAAGGAGCTGTACGCGGTGATCACCCTGCTTACCGGCGCGGCATGGCTGGGCCTGCTCGAACTGGGTGTGTCGCTCAACGCCGCCACGTTGTGGTGCCTGGGCGGCGGCTTCGCCTTCCGCCTGCTCGCGATCCACTTCAAGTGGGAGATGCCGAAGTTCGTGTACCGCGACGAGGTGCATTAG